The window ATGGAAATTCGGCAGACATTGCGCGACTTACGTGTGGCGGGTTGCGGGGCTGTCTGTATCGGCCAGTACCTGCAATCCGGGCCACGCCAACGCCCGGTGGAACAATTCGTGCCCCTCGAGGCATTCAAACGGTATGAAACATGGGCCTATGCCATGGGTTTTTCCTTTGTCGCGGCAGGCCCCTTTGTAAGGAGTTCCTATCATGCAGACCAAGTCTGGACAAGCCACGGTTCGACGGAAAAAAGCACCGCGGCGGCAGGAAAGTTCTAAGACGATGCAATATGAAGTGACGTTGCCCAGTCTGGGCGATGATCTCGAGGACGTGGCGCGGGTTTCCATGTGGCTCGCCGACGAAGGCGATATCGTCAACGAAAACGACGATCTCGTCGAAATGGTCACGGACAAGGCGGCGTTTACTATTCCCAGTCCGAAATCGGGCACCTTGATTGAAAAACTCGTTGATGAAGAAGACGAAGTCAAAGTCGGCGACGAGATCTGTATTCTGGAAATTTGAATGAAGGCAGCCAGTAGTCCAAGGCCGAAATCGCTCGGTGCAAATGCCACCGAACTACTGACTACTGTCTGCTGACCACTGAAAGGCATTTTCATGCGGATAGGAGTTGGCGTTATCGGGGCAGGGACCGTCGGCGGCGGCGTCATCAAGGCGTTGCAGACCAACCGTGATCAGATCGCGCACAAGGCGGGGGTGGACGTTGCGTTGGTGCACGTGGCGGAACTCAGACAGGAATGTTTGTCCGAATTCGACTTGAGTGGGGTGACGGTCAGCCGCGATGCGGCAACACTGGTCGGCGATCCCGCCGTGGATGTCGTGTGCGAATTGATCGGCGGAACAGGCGCGGCGAAAACATTCATTCTCAATGCGCTCCATGCGCGCAAGCACGTCGTGACGGCAAACAAGATGCTGTTGGCGAAAGCAGGGACGGAGTTGTGCCGGGCAGCCGTCGAAAACGGCGTGGAATTGCGCTATGAGGCATCCGTGGCGGGCGGCATCCCGATCATCAAGGCCCTGCGTGAAGGGCTGGCCGCGAATCGCATCGAGTTCATCTATGGCATTCTCAACGGCACATGCAACTACATTCTGAGCCGGATGACCTACGACGGACTCGATTTCGCGGAAGCGCTGTCGCAGGCGCAGGCGCTCGGATTCGCGGAAACGCCGCCGGACTTGGATATCGAGGGGCACGACACGGCGCATAAATGCCAGATCCTTGCCTCGCTCTGCTATTCAACCGAGGTGCCGCTCGACAGTCTTTATGTGGAAGGGATCACCAAGGTCACGCACGACGACGTGGCCTATGCGGGCGAGATGGGCTACCTGATCAAACTGCTCGCGATTATCCGTTCCGTGGACGGCGGCATTGAGGCGCGGGTGCATCCGACGCTCGTGCCGGACACGCACCTCTTGGCATCGGTACGCAACGAATTCAACGCCGTCTATGTGAAGGGCGACGTGGTGGACGCGACGCTGTATTACGGGCGCGGGGCGGGGCGCATGCCGACGGCGAGCGCCGTCGTGGCGGACATCATTGACATCGCCCGCCGCGGCAATGCGAAAGCGCCGGCCCCGTTCGTCTACGATCAACCGAAACCCATCCGCGACATCAACAAA of the Candidatus Hydrogenedentota bacterium genome contains:
- a CDS encoding homoserine dehydrogenase, yielding MRIGVGVIGAGTVGGGVIKALQTNRDQIAHKAGVDVALVHVAELRQECLSEFDLSGVTVSRDAATLVGDPAVDVVCELIGGTGAAKTFILNALHARKHVVTANKMLLAKAGTELCRAAVENGVELRYEASVAGGIPIIKALREGLAANRIEFIYGILNGTCNYILSRMTYDGLDFAEALSQAQALGFAETPPDLDIEGHDTAHKCQILASLCYSTEVPLDSLYVEGITKVTHDDVAYAGEMGYLIKLLAIIRSVDGGIEARVHPTLVPDTHLLASVRNEFNAVYVKGDVVDATLYYGRGAGRMPTASAVVADIIDIARRGNAKAPAPFVYDQPKPIRDINKIQGRYYLRLTTNDQAGVLGKVCTILGEHGVSIASCLQRDPHGQEHVHVVMMTHETSEAALRNALGRIEKLDCIKESTHVLRVLE